The Porites lutea chromosome 4, jaPorLute2.1, whole genome shotgun sequence genome contains a region encoding:
- the LOC140933700 gene encoding proline-rich transmembrane protein 1-like, with amino-acid sequence MTDKGSDSEQVPAAANAVDSSPPPYPSELPPPYIQQPGYQAPPSYEVPPGYQGPPAYQTLPGYPAGQVYQGVPVGYVVATQPSSYVVQPTSMQDIPPDYQGLSWFSCLCCCWPLGIVAILKSNEVKSSLSRGDFHSARIASNSARNFAYAAIGIGVGFLVMYIIAMILVFTIVASSN; translated from the exons ATGACAGACAAAG GTTCTGACTCTGAACAAGTGCCTGCAGCTGCAAATGCAGTGGATAGTAGTCCACCTCCCTATCCATCAGAGCTCCCACCTCCTTATATACAGCAGCCTGGCTACCAAGCACCACCCAGTTATGAAGTTCCACCTGGTTACCAAGGACCTCCTGCCTATCAAACTTTACCTGGTTACCCAGCAGGGCAAGTGTATCAAGGTGTTCCTGTTGGTTATGTGGTTGCCACT CAACCAAGTTCCTATGTGGTTCAACCTACATCCATGCAGGATATTCCCCCTGACTATCAAGGCCTTTCTTGGTTTTCCTGTTTGTGTTGTTGCTGGCCTCTTGGAATTGTAGCCATACTAAAGTCAAATGAG GTTAAGAGCTCCCTTTCCCGTGGAGATTTTCATTCTGCCAGAATTGCTTCCAATTCTGCACGGAATTTTGCTTATGCTGCCATTGGAATTGGAGTTGGTTTTTTAGTCATGTATATCATTGCTATGATACTTGTATTTACAATAGTTGCTAGTAGCAATTAA